The following are encoded together in the Ranitomeya imitator isolate aRanImi1 chromosome 4, aRanImi1.pri, whole genome shotgun sequence genome:
- the LOC138675305 gene encoding T-cell immunoglobulin and mucin domain-containing protein 4-like: MRLCTSWRKSLQVSILLLLSSVTVLCQRTVVGIEGQPVTLPCSYKVKQSSDLTSMCWGKGSCPNSKCNQELIWTDGSKVTFRSSSRYQLNGRIRQGTVSLTIDEASLNDAGTYCCRIEHSGWFNDEKINIRLTVEKAPTTTVRTTTPTPTTKKTTQAPTTKKTTQALTTKKTTQEPTTKKTIQATSTRKTTPEPTGFTTTPEPSYIWTNPFTIPAEETTQLLPSVLKNTSPALIRPDTLPSLTAKTIDLSSKVFPLGSTEHTELTARSTEFPAATTENESITDEPSVVPNFIPDHHELPSSEESKEEDQKYIPLLPESVSPNNNGISDLFQGNVTKSPKKDTSTVIIAISLSVIVLIVICVILLQLKGRKRVRYLLGFDPRLELVTQPLTELPTEEKDPERDEDDRAETNHIRNISEAADDS; this comes from the exons ATGAGGCTGTGCACAAGTTGGAGGAAGAGTCTACAAGTTTCCATCCTTCTCCTCCTCAGCTCAG TTACGGTGCTTTGTCAAAGAACAGTAGTAGGAATCGAAGGACAACCGGTCACTTTGCCATGTTCGTACAAAGTAAAACAAAGCAGTGACCTCACCAGCATGTGCTGGGGTAAAGGAAGTTGTCCGAATTCAAAGTGTAATCAAGAACTCATCTGGACTGACGGCAGCAAGGTCACTTTTCGATCATCTTCACGCTACCAACTGAATGGTAGAATCAGACAAGGAACGGTGTCTCTGACCATTGATGAAGCAAGTCTGAACGATGCCGGGACGTATTGCTGCCGAATCGAACATTCGGGGTGGTTCAATGACGAGAAGATCAACATTAGGCTAACAGTTGAAAAAG CACCTACAACAACAGTGAGAACTACTACTCCAACGCCCACCACTAAGAAGACAACTCAAGCACCCACCACTAAGAAGACAACTCAAGCACTCACCACTAAGAAGACAACTCAAGAACCCACCACTAAGAAGACAATTCAAGCAACTTCAACTAGGAAGACAACTCCAGAACCAACAGGTTTTACAACTACTCCAGAACCTTCCTATATTTGGACCAATCCATTTACTATACCTGCAGAAGAAACTACTCAATTACTTCCATCTGTTCTGAAAAATACTTCACCGGCACTTATCAGGCCAGATACTCTACCTTCTCTTACGGCAAAAACGATTGACTTGTCATCAAAGGTCTTCCCTCTTGGTTCGACAGAACATACAGAACTGACAGCAAGGAGCACAG aaTTCCCAGCAGCGACAACTGAAAATGAATCTATTACCGATGAGCCCTCAG ttGTGCCCAATTTTATTCCTGATCATCATGAACTTCCCTCTTCTGAAGAATCGAAGGAAGAAGACCAGAAATATATACCTTTATTGCCTGAGAGTGTTTCTCCTAATAATAATG gAATCTCAGACTTGTTTCAAGGAAATGTCACAAAATCACCAAAAAAG GATACAAGTACTGTCATCATTGCTATCAGCTTATCGGTAATTGTACTGATAGTGATCTGTGTGATACTTCTACAATTGAAAG GCCGGAAAAGAGTGCGTTACCTGTTAGGCTTTGATCCTCG TCTCGAACTTGTCACCCAACCATTGACCGAACTACCAACTGAAGAAAAAGACCCCGAAAGAGATGAGGACGACAGAGCTGAAACCAATCATATAAGAAATATAAGTGAAGCCGCAGATGATTCATAA